In one window of Aquamicrobium sp. DNA:
- a CDS encoding 50S ribosomal protein L23 → MTDLRHYDVIVSPAITEKSTMASENNQIVFNVARKATKPEIKAAVEALFGVKVTAVNTLLRKGKVKRFRGTIGRQSDVKKAVVTLAEGHSIDVATGL, encoded by the coding sequence ATGACTGACCTTCGCCACTACGACGTGATCGTCTCGCCGGCGATCACCGAGAAGTCGACCATGGCTTCCGAGAACAACCAGATCGTCTTCAACGTCGCCCGCAAGGCGACGAAGCCGGAGATCAAGGCTGCCGTCGAGGCGCTGTTCGGCGTGAAGGTGACGGCGGTGAACACGCTGCTGCGCAAGGGCAAGGTGAAGCGTTTCCGCGGCACCATTGGCCGCCAGAGCGACGTGAAGAAGGCTGTCGTGACGCTGGCCGAAGGCCATTCGATCGACGTCGCCACCGGACTTTAA
- the rplD gene encoding 50S ribosomal protein L4 — MVEIKITTIAGKAAGEIKLSDEIFGLDPREDILQRVVRWQLAKKQQGTHKAKGRAEISRTGAKMYKQKGTGRARHSSARAPQFRGGGKAHGPVVRSHEHDLPKKVRALGLKHALSAKAKSASLIVIDDLAMKEAKTKALVADFAKLGLTNALLIGGAEVDQNFRRAASNIPNIDVLPVQGINVYDILRRGTLVLSKAAVEALEERFK, encoded by the coding sequence ATGGTCGAGATCAAGATTACCACGATTGCCGGCAAGGCCGCCGGCGAGATCAAGCTCTCGGACGAGATCTTCGGCCTCGACCCGCGCGAGGATATCCTCCAGCGCGTCGTGCGCTGGCAGCTCGCCAAGAAGCAGCAGGGCACGCACAAGGCCAAAGGCCGCGCGGAGATCTCGCGCACCGGCGCCAAGATGTACAAGCAGAAGGGTACGGGCCGCGCCCGTCACTCCTCGGCGCGCGCTCCGCAGTTCCGCGGCGGCGGCAAGGCGCACGGCCCGGTCGTGCGCAGCCATGAGCACGACCTGCCGAAGAAGGTCCGCGCGCTCGGCCTGAAGCATGCGCTGTCGGCCAAGGCGAAGTCGGCCAGCCTGATCGTCATCGACGATCTGGCGATGAAGGAAGCCAAGACCAAGGCCCTGGTGGCGGATTTCGCCAAGCTCGGCCTGACCAACGCGCTGCTGATCGGCGGCGCCGAGGTGGACCAGAACTTCCGCCGCGCGGCGTCCAACATTCCGAACATCGACGTGCTGCCGGTTCAGGGCATCAACGTGTACGACATTCTGCGTCGCGGCACGCTTGTCCTGTCGAAGGCGGCGGTCGAGGCTCTCGAGGAGCGCTTCAAATGA